One window of Mangrovibacterium diazotrophicum genomic DNA carries:
- a CDS encoding NAD-dependent epimerase/dehydratase family protein: MRNIDRSKPVLVTGGTGYLASWIVKMLLEEGMTVHTTVRSLRDENKFKHLQKIQHQSPGRLKLFEADLLIDGSFEDAIDGCELIIHTASPFQLTGVKNPEKELIQPAVQGVRNLFFSAGESKSVKKIVLTSSIVAMVGDTIEINNLPDKKIDESCWNTSSSPEYQPYPYSKTIAEQEAWRLAEKLNNFDLVVINPGLILGPSLSQRSDSTSISLMIQLCSGKFKRGVPSGAQAFVDVRDAARAHIKAGFLPDATGRHLAAAHLKDFLDVAEVIREQNPDYPLPDKYVPKWLFKVVGPFLGYSRRFVSRNTGFDFAFDNSYARHDLKIDFMPFEQTVRDHFSQLVGDGLIPHKN; this comes from the coding sequence ATGAGAAACATTGATCGTTCCAAACCTGTATTGGTTACAGGCGGCACCGGTTATCTTGCTTCATGGATTGTAAAAATGCTTTTGGAAGAAGGCATGACAGTTCACACAACCGTGCGAAGCCTGAGAGATGAGAACAAGTTCAAACATCTCCAAAAAATCCAGCACCAGTCTCCAGGACGTCTAAAACTGTTCGAAGCCGATTTGTTAATCGACGGATCGTTCGAAGATGCCATTGATGGCTGCGAACTGATTATTCACACTGCTTCCCCATTTCAACTAACCGGGGTTAAAAACCCGGAAAAAGAACTCATCCAACCGGCTGTGCAGGGCGTGAGAAACCTTTTCTTCTCAGCCGGCGAATCAAAATCGGTGAAAAAAATCGTGTTGACTTCGAGTATTGTAGCCATGGTTGGCGACACCATCGAAATCAACAATCTTCCCGATAAAAAAATAGACGAGTCATGCTGGAACACCAGCAGCAGCCCCGAATATCAACCCTACCCTTACTCAAAAACCATTGCCGAGCAGGAAGCCTGGCGACTGGCCGAAAAACTGAATAACTTTGATTTGGTAGTCATTAACCCTGGCCTGATTTTGGGGCCATCTCTAAGCCAACGAAGTGACTCAACAAGTATTTCGTTGATGATTCAGCTTTGTTCCGGCAAATTCAAAAGAGGAGTACCTTCGGGAGCACAGGCTTTTGTTGATGTTCGGGATGCGGCAAGAGCACACATCAAAGCTGGATTCTTGCCCGACGCGACTGGCCGCCACCTGGCAGCTGCTCACCTGAAAGATTTCCTCGACGTGGCAGAAGTTATTCGGGAACAAAATCCGGATTACCCGCTACCCGACAAATATGTACCGAAGTGGTTGTTCAAAGTAGTGGGACCTTTCCTTGGATATTCCCGTAGATTTGTCTCTCGGAATACCGGGTTCGACTTTGCATTCGATAATTCGTACGCAAGACATGATCTTAAAATTGATTTTATGCCTTTTGAGCAAACCGTTCGCGATCACTTCAGCCAGCTGGTAGGAGACGGATTGATCCCGCATAAAAATTAA
- a CDS encoding NAD(P)H-binding protein codes for MKALVIGATGLVGGELVKALLTKDEFSEVVVFGRRETGLKHPKLREEIVNFNQPENWASKVKGDVLFSCLGTTIKKAGSQENQFKIDYTFQYTTAEAAAKNNVAQYILVSSSGAKANSSIFYSRIKGQLEEAILQLPFRKITILRPSLLLGERNEKRGSEAFAQKIMPAITRFIFKKYRPIPGATVARAMIQAALHPSKQIVFELDEIFRLAE; via the coding sequence ATGAAAGCTTTGGTTATTGGCGCAACAGGATTGGTAGGTGGTGAATTAGTAAAGGCTTTACTGACCAAAGACGAATTCAGCGAAGTTGTTGTTTTCGGGCGAAGGGAAACCGGTTTGAAGCACCCAAAACTCCGGGAAGAAATCGTCAATTTTAACCAACCTGAGAATTGGGCTTCCAAAGTAAAAGGCGACGTCCTGTTTTCCTGCCTGGGAACAACAATAAAAAAAGCTGGCAGTCAGGAAAACCAGTTTAAAATTGACTACACTTTTCAATACACAACGGCCGAAGCAGCTGCGAAAAACAACGTCGCCCAGTACATTCTGGTTTCGTCAAGCGGAGCAAAAGCGAATTCGTCCATCTTTTACAGCCGTATTAAGGGCCAGTTGGAAGAAGCCATTCTGCAACTTCCTTTCCGTAAAATTACGATTCTTCGACCATCGTTATTATTAGGCGAACGCAATGAAAAACGCGGCAGCGAAGCCTTTGCGCAAAAAATCATGCCTGCAATTACCCGTTTTATTTTCAAAAAATACCGCCCAATCCCGGGTGCAACTGTTGCCCGGGCCATGATCCAAGCGGCTCTCCACCCAAGCAAACAAATCGTTTTTGAGCTCGACGAAATATTCCGACTCGCGGAATAA
- a CDS encoding outer membrane beta-barrel protein: MKNVIFLILATVAMTGWCDAQELKLGLGLAATDFSKIDGGDSKGKVGGQFGGSIVFGDKFYFEPGIYYVTKSTELTFDSSGDLIDNGNTDAAASAGFTKSVRLPIASNATLTDEDVEAKIKGIRVPVAVGLGVLGNNESLANVRVFGGASGFFVTGTSDDIDKDSIEKTSWGVFAGAGVDVWILFLDLSYEWSLTDVSKDVQAIDVGKQRSFYANAGIRLKF; this comes from the coding sequence ATGAAAAATGTTATTTTTTTAATCCTTGCGACTGTGGCCATGACTGGCTGGTGCGACGCACAGGAGCTGAAGTTAGGGCTTGGTTTGGCGGCAACGGATTTTAGTAAAATAGATGGTGGTGACTCAAAAGGAAAAGTTGGCGGACAGTTCGGGGGAAGTATCGTTTTTGGCGATAAATTCTATTTTGAGCCCGGCATATACTATGTGACAAAATCGACTGAACTAACGTTTGACAGCAGTGGCGATTTGATTGATAACGGAAATACTGATGCTGCGGCGAGTGCCGGTTTTACAAAATCTGTGAGATTGCCGATTGCAAGCAATGCTACATTGACGGACGAAGATGTGGAAGCAAAAATTAAAGGAATCCGGGTTCCTGTTGCTGTTGGACTTGGAGTGCTGGGGAACAATGAGTCGCTGGCTAATGTTCGGGTATTTGGAGGCGCGTCTGGTTTCTTTGTCACCGGCACGAGTGATGATATCGATAAAGATAGTATTGAAAAAACGAGCTGGGGCGTTTTTGCAGGGGCAGGAGTTGACGTCTGGATTCTATTCCTGGATCTTTCCTACGAATGGTCGTTGACCGATGTCAGCAAGGATGTACAGGCAATTGATGTTGGTAAGCAACGCTCCTTTTACGCCAATGCGGGAATCAGGCTGAAATTTTAA
- a CDS encoding DUF4251 domain-containing protein, with amino-acid sequence MKNVVLLLVILFSAFVVNAQEAEKKSRKELKAEREALQVELTQKMIETKRFEFIPDRAYTARGKSVSITSYSVELKGDTIVSYLPFYGRAYVADYGSTSSPFNFTSTIDSYKEPDVKKGHQIELEVKQGSDNLTYRFLIFENGSTSLDINSTNRQTMSYSGRIEEIKKKK; translated from the coding sequence ATGAAAAATGTGGTACTATTACTCGTGATATTATTCTCGGCCTTTGTGGTAAATGCGCAGGAAGCGGAGAAAAAAAGTCGGAAAGAGCTGAAGGCGGAACGGGAAGCTTTGCAGGTTGAGCTGACTCAGAAAATGATTGAAACCAAGCGATTTGAATTCATTCCCGACAGAGCATACACAGCGCGTGGAAAATCTGTTTCGATAACTAGTTATAGTGTTGAGCTAAAGGGAGACACCATCGTTTCATACTTGCCTTTTTATGGGCGCGCCTATGTGGCCGATTACGGCTCTACCTCGTCGCCATTCAATTTCACATCAACTATTGACAGCTACAAGGAGCCGGATGTCAAGAAGGGGCACCAAATTGAGTTGGAGGTGAAACAAGGCTCGGATAACCTGACCTATCGCTTCCTGATTTTCGAAAATGGCTCCACTTCGCTTGATATCAACAGTACAAATCGCCAAACGATGTCTTATTCCGGGCGAATTGAGGAGATCAAAAAGAAAAAGTAA
- a CDS encoding porin family protein — MKTKRVLLKITFTLLLQLGVWGICSGQVAILLLLFGDQLASEELHLSVDGAINISNISNLDQGSTFYGLNFGLGLHAKLSDRWQLNPQFRPLSQKGARNTQPLVDLPTEFSEHKTKVKLNYIEIPVMIRYSVTPDFFIAIGPQISFLTSANQFTDGSYNNGSDATLRINVQKFFKTIDYSFPIEAGYWLELKSKNSTSTMNVNLFARYCPGLMAINKNDKLGMDSKVSTFQIGVSFPFIKTQASIQ; from the coding sequence TTGAAAACAAAACGCGTATTACTAAAAATCACCTTCACCTTACTCCTGCAGCTTGGTGTTTGGGGAATTTGTTCTGGTCAAGTCGCCATCTTACTGCTTCTGTTTGGCGATCAATTAGCGTCAGAAGAACTTCACCTTAGTGTTGATGGAGCAATCAATATCTCAAACATATCCAATCTCGACCAGGGATCTACATTTTACGGACTAAATTTCGGTTTGGGCCTACATGCCAAGCTTAGCGATCGTTGGCAACTAAATCCGCAGTTCAGACCCCTCTCGCAGAAAGGAGCCCGAAACACGCAGCCTCTTGTCGATCTCCCAACGGAGTTCTCGGAACACAAGACGAAAGTCAAATTAAACTATATCGAAATCCCGGTGATGATCCGATATTCCGTGACACCAGACTTTTTTATTGCAATTGGCCCTCAAATTAGCTTCCTAACCTCCGCCAATCAGTTCACCGATGGCAGCTACAACAACGGATCAGATGCTACGCTACGAATAAATGTGCAAAAGTTTTTTAAAACAATCGATTACTCGTTTCCGATCGAAGCTGGCTATTGGCTGGAGTTGAAAAGCAAAAATTCGACCTCAACAATGAACGTGAACCTATTTGCGCGATACTGCCCGGGCTTAATGGCAATAAACAAAAACGACAAACTTGGGATGGATTCAAAAGTTTCGACCTTTCAAATCGGGGTGAGCTTCCCGTTTATTAAAACACAGGCATCAATACAATAG
- a CDS encoding GIY-YIG nuclease family protein, which yields MCYCYILYSESLDRYYVGASSDLEGRLTRHNAAHSGFTSKGQPWRIVYFEEYSDKETAFSRERQLKKWKSRKMIERLCSSRLK from the coding sequence ATGTGTTACTGTTATATTCTTTATTCGGAAAGCTTGGACCGGTATTATGTTGGGGCTAGCTCAGATCTAGAAGGACGTTTGACGCGTCATAATGCTGCACATTCTGGTTTCACATCAAAAGGTCAGCCATGGCGGATTGTTTATTTTGAAGAATATTCAGATAAGGAAACTGCCTTCAGTAGGGAGCGACAACTAAAAAAGTGGAAAAGCAGAAAGATGATTGAACGGCTTTGTTCAAGTCGACTAAAGTAG
- a CDS encoding GIY-YIG nuclease family protein: protein MYYCCILYSESLDRYYVGASSELEGRLTRHNAAHSGFTSKGQPWRIAYFEEYSDKETAFSRERQLKKWKSRKMIEQLCLSRQK from the coding sequence ATGTATTACTGTTGTATTCTTTATTCGGAAAGCTTGGATCGGTATTATGTTGGGGCTAGCTCAGAGCTAGAAGGACGTTTGACGCGTCATAATGCTGCACATTCTGGTTTCACATCAAAAGGTCAGCCATGGCGGATTGCTTATTTTGAAGAATATTCAGATAAAGAAACTGCCTTCAGTAGGGAGCGACAACTAAAAAAGTGGAAAAGCCGAAAGATGATTGAACAGCTTTGTTTAAGTCGACAAAAGTAG
- a CDS encoding bifunctional folylpolyglutamate synthase/dihydrofolate synthase, with translation MKTYSETLDYLYSQLPMFQRTGAAAYKNTLGNTLVLDEIYGHPHRSFKTIHVAGTNGKGSVSHMLASVLQEAGYKVGLYTSPHLVDFRERIRVDGAVIPEGSVVDFVGQFEELNRTAKLEPSFFEITVAMAFWYFQQAKVDVAVIEVGLGGRLDSTNIITPELAVITNISLDHTALLGNSIPLIAAEKAGVIKSNIPVVISESNDEYNEVFSRKASEVGAPIYFADKEYSADYSMLTTDGKQRFNFHRNGELHLEKLEADLLGNYQRRNVAGVLKAIELLNDADWNISTEAIYAGLKQVVINTGLRGRWEIVGTNPMVVCDTGHNEAGIRQIVEQIRLTAWKELYMVIGMVNDKSIDDVLALLPSEAHYVFTQASIPRALDAHELAGKAEAAGLRGKVIPDVKAAVAEILEVAQPHDLVFVGGSTFVVADYFS, from the coding sequence ATGAAAACTTACAGCGAAACATTAGACTATTTATACAGTCAACTGCCGATGTTCCAACGCACCGGAGCAGCGGCCTATAAAAACACCTTGGGAAATACGCTTGTACTGGATGAAATCTACGGACATCCGCACCGATCGTTTAAAACCATCCATGTTGCCGGAACCAATGGAAAAGGTTCTGTGTCGCACATGTTAGCTTCTGTATTGCAGGAAGCCGGCTATAAAGTCGGCCTGTATACCTCGCCGCACCTGGTTGATTTCCGGGAGCGCATTCGGGTGGATGGTGCGGTGATTCCGGAAGGAAGCGTAGTTGATTTTGTTGGGCAGTTTGAAGAGCTTAACCGAACAGCAAAACTCGAGCCTTCTTTCTTTGAAATTACGGTAGCCATGGCTTTCTGGTATTTTCAGCAAGCCAAAGTTGACGTGGCTGTGATTGAAGTTGGATTGGGAGGTCGTTTGGATTCAACCAATATCATCACCCCCGAGCTAGCGGTGATAACCAATATCAGTCTGGATCATACAGCGCTTTTGGGAAATTCGATACCGCTGATTGCAGCCGAGAAAGCAGGGGTGATTAAATCCAATATTCCGGTTGTTATTTCCGAAAGCAACGATGAATACAACGAGGTGTTTTCCCGGAAAGCATCGGAAGTCGGAGCCCCGATTTATTTTGCCGATAAGGAATATTCGGCTGATTACAGCATGTTGACAACGGATGGTAAACAGCGTTTCAATTTTCACAGGAATGGCGAGTTGCACCTCGAAAAGCTGGAAGCAGATTTGCTGGGCAACTATCAACGACGAAATGTGGCAGGCGTGTTAAAGGCGATTGAGCTTTTGAATGACGCGGATTGGAACATTTCGACTGAAGCAATTTATGCCGGCTTGAAACAGGTGGTGATCAATACGGGGCTGCGTGGCCGTTGGGAGATTGTAGGTACAAATCCGATGGTTGTTTGCGATACGGGGCACAATGAAGCGGGCATTCGTCAGATTGTGGAGCAGATCCGTCTGACTGCCTGGAAAGAATTGTACATGGTTATCGGGATGGTTAACGATAAAAGCATTGATGACGTGTTGGCGCTTTTGCCGTCTGAAGCGCATTATGTTTTTACCCAGGCCAGCATCCCTCGGGCACTCGATGCACACGAGCTTGCGGGCAAAGCTGAAGCTGCCGGGCTGCGAGGGAAGGTAATTCCCGATGTGAAGGCTGCGGTTGCCGAAATTTTAGAGGTGGCTCAACCGCATGATCTCGTGTTTGTTGGGGGTAGTACCTTTGTGGTGGCCGATTATTTTTCTTAA
- a CDS encoding PhoH family protein yields MAGRKQTKIFVLDTNVILHDHNCIYQFKDNDIVIPLTVLEELDKFKKGNDPINFQAREFVRVLDDIVGEKLFNGGIKLGAESGKLIIATGKPFSDTLKQSFKEDIPDHRILAVADFYTKDNPKRPTILVTKDINLRMKAKSLGIMSEDYENDKIKDPQVFEKSITEIEGYKDNLIDSLYNEGYFPFSESGLEPAPVPNEYYILKGNKSSVLARYEAANDRIVRVEKKVAYGIKPRNAEQTFSLNSLLNPDIKLVSLSGKAGTGKTLLALAAALEQHKMYEQILLARPIVALSNRDLGYLPGDATEKISPYMQPLFDNLTVIKHAFNPRSQEYQKIEELLKEERLIITPLAYIRGRSLSNAFFIVDEAQNLTPHEIKTIITRAGEGTKMVFTGDLQQIDSPYLDMKSNGLAYMTDRMRKQELFSHVNLIKGERSYLAELASDLL; encoded by the coding sequence ATGGCAGGCCGCAAACAAACAAAGATCTTCGTGCTTGACACGAATGTGATCTTACACGATCACAACTGCATTTACCAGTTCAAAGATAATGATATCGTTATTCCGTTAACGGTATTGGAAGAACTGGACAAATTTAAGAAGGGGAACGATCCGATCAACTTCCAGGCGCGTGAATTTGTGCGAGTGTTGGACGACATTGTCGGTGAGAAGTTGTTTAATGGCGGCATAAAGCTCGGCGCTGAGTCGGGAAAACTGATTATCGCTACCGGGAAACCATTCTCGGACACCTTGAAACAATCGTTCAAGGAAGACATTCCTGACCACCGGATTTTGGCTGTCGCCGATTTCTATACCAAAGACAACCCCAAACGACCTACAATTCTCGTAACCAAGGACATTAACCTGCGCATGAAAGCCAAGTCGCTCGGTATTATGTCTGAAGACTACGAGAATGACAAAATCAAGGACCCGCAGGTTTTTGAAAAGTCGATCACCGAGATTGAAGGCTACAAAGACAATTTGATTGACAGCCTGTACAATGAAGGCTACTTCCCGTTCTCCGAATCGGGTTTGGAACCGGCTCCGGTACCGAATGAATACTACATTTTAAAAGGAAACAAGTCGAGTGTTTTGGCGCGCTACGAAGCTGCCAACGACCGCATTGTACGTGTCGAAAAGAAAGTGGCTTACGGCATCAAGCCTCGAAATGCAGAGCAGACATTCAGCTTGAATTCGCTGCTGAACCCGGACATTAAGCTGGTTTCGCTAAGTGGTAAAGCCGGAACAGGTAAAACTCTACTTGCCCTGGCTGCTGCATTGGAACAGCACAAAATGTACGAGCAAATTTTACTAGCTCGTCCAATTGTTGCGCTGAGTAACCGCGACCTGGGTTATTTGCCTGGCGACGCGACTGAGAAAATCAGCCCCTACATGCAACCGCTGTTCGACAACCTTACGGTCATCAAGCACGCATTCAACCCGCGCAGCCAGGAATACCAAAAGATTGAGGAATTGCTAAAAGAAGAACGGCTGATCATCACGCCGCTAGCATACATCCGTGGACGTAGTTTGTCGAATGCTTTCTTTATTGTTGATGAAGCACAGAACCTCACGCCGCACGAGATTAAAACAATCATCACCCGTGCAGGCGAAGGTACCAAAATGGTTTTCACCGGCGATTTGCAGCAGATTGACTCTCCTTACTTGGACATGAAGTCGAACGGTTTGGCTTACATGACCGACCGCATGCGCAAGCAGGAATTGTTCTCGCATGTAAACCTGATCAAAGGGGAACGAAGCTACTTGGCGGAATTAGCCAGCGACTTGTTATAG
- a CDS encoding energy transducer TonB — protein MKKNTCVLLFMILAIFPKHGWSQTESTFEIKGKTRVVVGMNDVQERTVDADSILIDHLIIREFRKNGSLFTSSSYRFSGRSFSLSKLYTYRENRSLELDGESRLYSPEGSLIYLQTYRADTLNAQTFFYEDGNKWALISGNQYVRNGLLVMWYPNGIPSFKGHYKNNLKDGFFQSYDENGTLLKEGTYKSGKLIDGEPVVQDIVYEYPDTKATFEGGVGKLNDYLIEKTRDWPEIKQLDSSTRYNKNVSINIGKKGEILSIDFSGLPTEFSDLLLKALADLPAFNPATVENVPVKSIEKFAFEMDTSGISLGLPYHFRIVTEKTATGQKGDVYFLVEEMPEFPGGDLGVRKFIAQNLRYPVEAQERGIQGKVYVSFIVDESGKVCSISVAKSVHPILDEEAMRVVSEMPLWKPGYQKGEPVKVSYTIPITFLLQ, from the coding sequence ATGAAAAAGAATACTTGTGTGCTGCTTTTTATGATCCTTGCGATTTTCCCCAAACACGGGTGGAGCCAAACTGAATCAACCTTCGAAATCAAAGGGAAAACGCGTGTAGTTGTTGGAATGAATGATGTTCAAGAACGAACCGTTGATGCAGATTCGATCTTGATTGACCATTTGATCATTCGGGAATTTCGCAAAAACGGAAGTCTGTTCACCTCATCATCGTATCGATTTTCAGGGCGTTCATTCAGTTTATCCAAACTGTACACCTACCGTGAAAATCGCTCATTAGAATTAGATGGCGAAAGTCGTCTGTATTCACCCGAAGGTTCACTAATATATCTGCAAACCTACCGGGCTGACACACTAAACGCTCAAACATTCTTTTATGAAGACGGGAACAAATGGGCGCTGATTTCGGGCAATCAATATGTCAGAAACGGATTACTCGTGATGTGGTATCCGAATGGAATCCCCAGTTTCAAAGGCCACTATAAAAACAATTTGAAAGACGGCTTTTTTCAGAGCTATGATGAAAACGGAACACTTCTAAAGGAAGGAACTTACAAATCCGGCAAACTAATCGATGGTGAGCCAGTGGTTCAGGACATTGTTTATGAATATCCCGACACCAAAGCCACATTTGAAGGTGGAGTCGGGAAATTAAATGACTATTTGATCGAGAAAACCCGGGATTGGCCGGAAATCAAACAATTAGATTCATCAACCCGTTACAACAAAAATGTTTCCATCAATATTGGTAAAAAAGGGGAAATACTTTCAATCGACTTTTCAGGCCTTCCGACGGAATTCTCCGACTTGTTACTGAAAGCATTAGCCGACCTACCAGCTTTTAATCCTGCTACGGTTGAAAATGTTCCTGTTAAAAGTATTGAAAAGTTCGCTTTCGAGATGGACACAAGCGGAATAAGTTTAGGCTTACCGTATCATTTTAGAATCGTCACCGAGAAAACCGCTACCGGTCAAAAAGGTGACGTTTACTTTCTTGTTGAAGAAATGCCGGAATTCCCGGGGGGAGATCTGGGAGTGCGAAAATTCATCGCGCAAAATTTGAGGTATCCGGTAGAAGCTCAAGAAAGAGGCATACAAGGGAAAGTGTATGTTAGTTTCATTGTCGACGAATCCGGCAAGGTTTGCAGCATTAGTGTCGCCAAAAGCGTTCACCCAATTTTGGATGAGGAAGCAATGCGGGTTGTAAGCGAAATGCCGCTTTGGAAACCCGGATATCAAAAAGGCGAACCAGTCAAGGTTAGCTATACGATACCAATCACCTTTTTACTGCAATAA
- a CDS encoding inositol monophosphatase family protein codes for MDLQHICSEIGDLARQAGQFIREQRSQITNDDIELKGKASLVTYVDKEAEKMIVSRLRELLPEAGFITEEGTATESGEAYKWIIDPLDGTTNFIHGIFPHSVSIALTKDNVPVAGVVYEIGQNELFSAWANGGAYLNGQPISVSKSAKHEDVLLATGFPYYNFEKLNEYLKVLEFFMIETRGMRRMGSAAVDLAYVACGRFDGFFEHALHAWDVAAGVLLVQEAGGKVTDFKGGDNFLFGKELVSANSNYFPAFFAKINEQLG; via the coding sequence ATGGATTTACAACATATCTGCTCCGAGATCGGCGATTTGGCTCGCCAAGCCGGTCAATTTATCCGCGAACAACGTTCACAAATCACCAACGACGATATTGAACTGAAGGGCAAAGCCAGCCTGGTAACTTACGTTGACAAAGAAGCTGAAAAAATGATTGTCAGCCGACTGCGCGAGTTATTACCCGAAGCCGGGTTCATTACTGAAGAAGGAACAGCCACAGAAAGCGGCGAAGCGTACAAATGGATCATCGACCCGCTGGATGGAACAACCAACTTTATCCACGGCATTTTTCCGCATTCGGTATCCATCGCGCTCACCAAAGACAATGTTCCGGTTGCCGGCGTGGTTTATGAAATCGGTCAGAATGAATTGTTTTCGGCCTGGGCAAATGGCGGTGCTTATCTCAACGGTCAACCCATTTCGGTTTCTAAATCGGCGAAACACGAAGACGTGCTTTTGGCCACCGGATTCCCCTACTACAATTTCGAAAAGCTGAACGAATACCTAAAGGTGCTCGAGTTTTTCATGATTGAAACAAGAGGCATGCGTCGCATGGGATCAGCAGCAGTCGATTTGGCTTATGTGGCTTGCGGACGATTCGATGGCTTCTTCGAACATGCGCTTCACGCCTGGGACGTTGCTGCCGGTGTATTATTGGTGCAGGAAGCGGGCGGAAAAGTGACCGATTTTAAAGGCGGCGACAATTTCCTGTTTGGAAAAGAATTGGTTTCGGCCAACAGCAATTATTTCCCGGCTTTCTTTGCAAAAATAAACGAACAGCTGGGCTAA
- a CDS encoding glycosyltransferase family 2 protein encodes MEHAQIAIVILNWNGEKLLPQFLPSVIQYSQLEGAEIIVADNGSTDQSMTLLEEQFPEVTRLQLPENYGFARGYNEALRQIDAKYYILLNSDVEVTEGWLEPMISIFEKDNTVAAVQPKILSWHNKDEFEYGGAAGGFIDKLGFPFCRGRVLNVVEKDKGQYNDEANIFWASGACLAIRASLYHKAGGFDSDFWAHMEEIDLCWRLKNFGYQIRYTPYSQVYHLGGGSLPYNNPRKLFLNFRNSLFMLYKNCPPNKLVKVLFVRMILDGIAAFKLLTEGNLKGISAVFKAHWALYKNWTQLKAKRRRLKTEAAPSWHPEILYKSIIWKFYIEKKRTFTELVK; translated from the coding sequence ATGGAACACGCGCAAATTGCAATTGTCATTTTAAACTGGAACGGGGAAAAGCTACTTCCTCAATTTTTGCCATCGGTCATCCAATACAGCCAACTGGAAGGTGCTGAGATCATTGTTGCCGACAATGGTTCTACAGATCAATCGATGACACTGCTTGAAGAGCAATTCCCCGAAGTTACCAGACTTCAACTTCCCGAGAATTACGGTTTCGCCCGTGGCTATAACGAAGCACTGCGCCAAATCGACGCCAAATATTACATCCTGCTAAACTCGGATGTGGAAGTTACCGAAGGCTGGCTGGAACCGATGATTTCGATTTTTGAGAAAGACAATACGGTCGCTGCTGTTCAACCCAAAATTTTAAGCTGGCACAACAAAGATGAATTCGAATACGGCGGTGCTGCCGGAGGTTTCATCGACAAGCTCGGCTTCCCGTTTTGCCGCGGTCGCGTGCTGAATGTCGTTGAAAAAGACAAAGGTCAGTACAATGACGAAGCCAATATTTTTTGGGCGAGTGGTGCCTGCCTGGCAATTCGCGCAAGCCTCTACCACAAAGCAGGGGGCTTCGATTCCGACTTTTGGGCACACATGGAAGAAATCGACCTTTGCTGGCGCCTGAAAAACTTCGGCTATCAAATTCGGTACACCCCTTACAGCCAGGTTTATCACCTGGGTGGTGGAAGTTTGCCTTACAACAACCCGCGCAAACTGTTCCTAAACTTCCGCAATAGTTTGTTCATGCTTTACAAGAATTGTCCGCCCAACAAACTAGTTAAAGTACTGTTTGTCCGCATGATATTGGATGGCATTGCTGCTTTCAAGTTGTTGACTGAGGGGAATCTAAAAGGGATTTCGGCGGTCTTCAAAGCACACTGGGCTTTATATAAAAACTGGACCCAATTGAAAGCGAAACGCCGGCGACTAAAAACCGAAGCAGCACCCAGTTGGCACCCCGAAATTTTATACAAAAGTATCATCTGGAAATTCTATATCGAGAAGAAACGCACCTTCACCGAATTGGTGAAATAG